Proteins encoded within one genomic window of Macaca thibetana thibetana isolate TM-01 chromosome 3, ASM2454274v1, whole genome shotgun sequence:
- the LOC126950229 gene encoding LOW QUALITY PROTEIN: putative vomeronasal receptor-like protein 4 (The sequence of the model RefSeq protein was modified relative to this genomic sequence to represent the inferred CDS: inserted 2 bases in 1 codon), with protein MLSLKKVFYFQAGIGISANIFLLLWHIFTFFEYSKPKNHDLIICHLAFVQIVMLVIAAKLLSPDMFESXNFQNNFRCKAVFCTYKVVRGLSICNTSFLSMLQTITISPNTSWLVRFKHKITKYNILGLLFFWSLNLSFNSDMIIYIVGFSNVTQLILNVSKYCSLSPMNVIIRRPFVTLSLSGDVLLVGIMLLSSAYIMILLSRHQRRSQHLHSTSFLLRTSPEKRATKTILLLVSFFVVMYSLDLIVSSSTMLLWVFSPVIYSVHKFMVNAYATVSRMVLIRSDKRIISILPKVHWKCHPFLTS; from the exons ATGTTATCTTTGAAaaag gtctTCTATTTTCAAGCTGGCATTGGAATTTCAGCCAAcatatttcttcttctctggcACATTTTTACATTCTTTGAGTATAGCAAGCCTAAAAACCATGACCTGATCATCTGTCACTTGGCCTTTGTCCAGATAGTGATGCTAGTCATTGCAGCAAAGTTATTGTCTCCAGATATGTTTGAGTC GAATTTTCAGAATAACTTCAGATGTAAGGCTGTGTTCTGCACATACAAGGTAGTGAGGGGCCTCTCTATCTGCAACACCTCTTTCCTGAGCATGCTTCAGACCATCACCATCAGCCCCAACACCTCCTGGTTGGTgagatttaaacataaaatcacaaaatacaaTATCctaggtttattatttttttggtccCTCAATTTGTCTTTCAACAGTGACATGATAATCTACATTGTAGGTTTTTCCAATGTGACCCAGCTAATTCTGAATGTCAGTAAATACTGCTCACTTTCTCCAATGAACGTCATCATCAGAAGGCCGTTTGTTACTCTGTCGTTATCCGGAGATGTCCTCCTTGTAGGAATCATGCTGCTCTCAAGTGCATACATCATGATTCTCTTGTCCAGGCATCAGAGGCGCTCCCAGCACCTTCACAGCACTAGCTTTTTATTAAGAACCTCCCCAGAGAAAAGGGCCACCAAGACCATCTTGCTGCTGGTGAGTTTCTTTGTGGTTATGTACTCACTGGACTTAATTGTCTCATCCTCCACAATGCTGTTATGGGTATTCAGCCCTGTCATCTACAGTGTCCACAAGTTTATGGTCAATGCCTATGCCACTGTCAGTCGTATGGTGCTAATCAGATCTGATAAGAGAATCATCAGTATTCTGCCAAAGGTTCACTGGAAGTGCCATCCCTTTTTAACAAGTTAG